In the genome of Candidatus Paceibacterota bacterium, one region contains:
- the rpsD gene encoding 30S ribosomal protein S4 → MEKSCKICRRVGDKLFLKGEKCSSPKCPFLRKPFPPGETPKKRKFGTVSEYGKELKEVQKLKKAYLISGEQFRKIIKEALLKMGKEDVSKLLIKKLEKKLFNVIYRAGLSTSRRGAKQLISHGHFLLNGKKVDIPSIEIKVNDEIKIKEKSKNSPYFKKILPSFKKENNPPSWLKINKEKSVIKVVSEPETEDIEKQVDVPSIFSFYGR, encoded by the coding sequence ATGGAAAAATCTTGTAAAATTTGCAGAAGAGTGGGGGATAAGCTTTTTCTTAAGGGGGAGAAATGTTCTTCTCCGAAATGTCCATTTTTAAGAAAACCTTTTCCACCGGGAGAAACCCCTAAAAAAAGAAAATTCGGGACTGTTTCAGAATACGGCAAAGAACTAAAAGAAGTCCAAAAGCTTAAAAAAGCTTACCTTATTTCGGGAGAACAATTTAGAAAAATCATTAAAGAAGCACTTCTTAAAATGGGTAAAGAAGACGTTTCAAAGCTTTTAATTAAAAAGTTAGAAAAAAAACTATTCAATGTTATCTATAGAGCAGGTCTTTCAACCTCAAGAAGAGGAGCAAAACAACTTATTTCCCACGGACATTTTCTTTTAAATGGAAAAAAAGTAGATATACCCTCAATCGAAATTAAGGTAAATGACGAGATAAAAATTAAAGAAAAGTCAAAAAATAGTCCCTATTTTAAAAAAATACTACCTTCTTTTAAAAAAGAAAATAATCCTCCTTCTTGGCTTAAAATTAATAAAGAAAAAAGTGTAATAAAGGTCGTTTCAGAACCAGAAACAGAGGACATTGAAAAACAGGTCGATGTCCCGTCTATCTTTTCATTTTACGGTAGATAA